CAAGCTAACACGGCCAATAAGAAGAGTATCCATGAAATAAGAGATACCCATACCCCAACTCGGAAAGCCAGGGGACTGTACTCAAGACGTATCACATGATGACCGGCGGCCAGAGGAATCGCGCGCAGTGCGTAAAAGGCGGGCATGACTTCGTAGCTTGGTTGAGGACCGGGTTGGACAGGCACGACTCTCCACCCTTCACTGTAGGCATCGGTGTTGATCAGGATTGCGGGTTCGGCAAGAGCAATCTTGAGGGTGAAGTGATCGGTGGAACTGTCCACAATCGCAAGTTCATCGTTCTCCGAGGCATGCGTATTGACCACAGGAAGAGGAACAGGCTCGCGTTCGAGCAGGACTGTGGTCCTAGGATCGAATGCAGAATCAGTCAAGGCTGGGAGAACTTCTTGTTTGGGAAGGACACGGTAGTCTCGCACAAAGTAGAATCGCGGATAGGGCTCGCCAAGTTCGATAAATTCAGGAGTGGCCCGACCGTGTTGTATGTAGTATGACCCTCTGGCGAGTCTGGCGAGTGATCGGTTGAGCTTTCGAAGCACTTCCTCGTCCTTGGCGTCCTCGGGATAGCCGATGGCCTCCATAAACTCGATGTAACGGCTTAATTTGATTGGATCGGAACCAAGCAGATTGGGAATAGGATGCTTGACTTGACGGGTGGAAGTGAAGCCGGGACTATCAAGAACCCTAAAGTCGCCGAGATGCTCTGAGGCAAAAAGGGCTAGTCCTGCGTCGTCAAAGAAGTCAGTGGGAAGTAGAGTCCGGTTGGTGTGAACGTAAAGTGACAGCTCTGCGACGCCAAGCAGTAACACCGTTCGCGCCACCCAAGGCCTTCGACCATTGATGAATACGAAGAGAATGGCAAGTAAGATACCCACGCAAATAGGAAGAGCAAGGCTCGTGAGATCCACCGTTGATCCGCATGCTAGACCTATACCCGCACATGCAATTATAAGCAGGACTGAAAAGGCCACGGGGGCATACCGCCGAAACGCGGAGCCATTAGGAGGCTTCAAGATCACGTCCGCGCCTTTGCCAACCAACAGTGCGGCAAATAGCGTCGAGTAGAATACCAGGCGTGCAGGTATTCGGAAGTAAGCAATCCCCGGAATCCACCGGTAGGCAACCTCAAAAACGGGGGTGTAGTGTCCCAGGGACAGAACTCCGGAGAAAAGAATCATGACTGTTGAGGTCCAGCGTAGCCGCCGTTCTCCTTGCATGAAACCAATCAAGGCGAGCATTAAAGCAGTAATTCCAATGAAGCACGCAGTCTCATGTTCAAAACTCCGTCCCGTCCAGGGTTGGCCGTGACCGAAGCCACTTCCAAAGAATCTGTCGGCGACGAGACGCATGATGCTCTCGGGGGGAAATGAGAACGATGAGGAGAAGAAGAAGTCAGCATTTCCGGTGCGTGTACACTCCGAGGCGACGGCCATACCCGGCAGAAGCTGCGCGGCGCTTAAGAAGACTGGAGCAATCGCCACGCAAATGAAAGCGCCAATCTGGGGTAATCGAACCGAAAAGAAGGGCCACAGTGCCACGCAGTATATCGCGGCCATGAGCGCGGTGAAGTATACGCATTGTGGGTGACCAGCGAGCACCGACATCGCTGCGGAGAAGATGCCAATCAGGCACCAACCCAAAGAAGCCTGGCGGAACAGCCTGTCAATCGAGAGGAACAAGAGAGGCGCCCACGCCCAAGAATCGATCATGGACAAGTGACCGACACGAAGATGAGACCAGCACACTCCGGATGACATAAGGAGTACCGAAGAGGAGCAAGCTGCAATTCGATGCAGGCCCCAGTTGCGTGCATACGCGTACGCGAAAACACCGAGGAGCCAAACGTGAATTGCCATCTCTATGTTAAGCGATCTGCTAAGCGGAAGGAATAAGTAGATGACGTTAAGCGGATACAGAAGCGCCGA
Above is a window of Candidatus Hydrogenedentota bacterium DNA encoding:
- a CDS encoding YfhO family protein, with product MIDSWAWAPLLFLSIDRLFRQASLGWCLIGIFSAAMSVLAGHPQCVYFTALMAAIYCVALWPFFSVRLPQIGAFICVAIAPVFLSAAQLLPGMAVASECTRTGNADFFFSSSFSFPPESIMRLVADRFFGSGFGHGQPWTGRSFEHETACFIGITALMLALIGFMQGERRLRWTSTVMILFSGVLSLGHYTPVFEVAYRWIPGIAYFRIPARLVFYSTLFAALLVGKGADVILKPPNGSAFRRYAPVAFSVLLIIACAGIGLACGSTVDLTSLALPICVGILLAILFVFINGRRPWVARTVLLLGVAELSLYVHTNRTLLPTDFFDDAGLALFASEHLGDFRVLDSPGFTSTRQVKHPIPNLLGSDPIKLSRYIEFMEAIGYPEDAKDEEVLRKLNRSLARLARGSYYIQHGRATPEFIELGEPYPRFYFVRDYRVLPKQEVLPALTDSAFDPRTTVLLEREPVPLPVVNTHASENDELAIVDSSTDHFTLKIALAEPAILINTDAYSEGWRVVPVQPGPQPSYEVMPAFYALRAIPLAAGHHVIRLEYSPLAFRVGVWVSLISWILFLLAVLACLIRYVRQSGKRSESYSVCT